From a region of the Mauremys mutica isolate MM-2020 ecotype Southern chromosome 12, ASM2049712v1, whole genome shotgun sequence genome:
- the LOC123346438 gene encoding class II histocompatibility antigen, M alpha chain-like yields the protein MEAPGCWGLLLALGLLRGAAATAATEAPTAHVLSRVLFCQPDRPSLGLADTFDGDQLFSFDFPGARWEARLPDFQPWLGAQESKEQIRNDSSLCRQLLSVLTNITTGVLPEARGTPMANVFTARPLELGKPNTLICQVGNLFPASVTVSWQRLGEPVSQGINTTRYYPTADLGFLLFSYLEFTPQEGDVYTCTITRPRDRFSTVAYWVPQNPVPSELLENALCGLAIALGIFFMVTGIVLFLKSRRPSPTE from the exons ATGGAGGCGCCCGGCtgctgggggctgctgctggccctggggctgctgcgggGGGCGGCGGCCACCGCCGCGACAGAGG CGCCCACGGCCCACGTCCTGTCCCGCGTGCTGTTCTGCCAGCCCGACCGCCCCTCGCTGGGCCTGGCCGACACCTTCGACGGGGACCAGCTGTTCTCCTTCGACTTCCCGGGGGCGCGCTGGGAGGCCCGGCTGCCCGACTTCCAGCCCTGGCTGGGCGCCCAGGAGAGCAAGGAGCAGATCCGCAACGACTCCAGTCTGTGCCGGCAACTGCTCTCGGTGCTCACCAACATCACCACGGGCGTGCTGCCCGAGGCCAGAG GCACCCCCATGGCCAACGTGTTCACAGCCCGGCCCCTGGAGCTGGGAAAACCCAACACCCTGATCTGCCAGGTGGGCAACCTCTTCCCGGCCTCGGTGACCGTGTCGTGGCAGCGGCTGGGGGAGCCGGTGAGCCAGGGCATCAACACCACGAGGTACTACCCCACCGCGGACCTGGGCTTCCTGCTCTTCTCCTACCTGGAGTTCACCCCGCAGGAGGGTGATGTCTACACCTGCACCATCACGCGGCCCAGGGACCGCTTCTCCACCGTGGCCTACTGGG TGCCCCAGAACCCCGTCCCCTCGGAGCTGCTGGAGAACGCGCTGTGCGGCCTGGCCATCGCCCTGGGCATCTTCTTCATGGTCACCGGGATCGTCCTCTTCCTCAAATCCCGCAGGCCCAGCCCCACAG AGTGA
- the LOC123346429 gene encoding HLA class II histocompatibility antigen, DM beta chain-like: MTLVLWLLSMALGHHGAGGFLMHLASECPLAANGSVLRFDFAFIFNKNPLVCYNEPDRLFEACDMGLLRDMAVDIAAAMNTDPGLRQRVAGGRQACQSQSQHLWSRTGQRRTPPSVRIVSTALSNPAGSVRLTCHVWGFYPAEVGVTWLRNGSPVEPSEDGLSPALANGDWTYQTHVSLLTTPKPGDTYTCHVQHVSLAEPHQEEWGPGLSPGLTVKVSVAVVVLILGLIFLGTGLVFWWRAPAPGYSPLAGHNYAGGST; the protein is encoded by the exons ATGACGCTGGTGCTGTGGCTGCTGTCCATGGCTCTGGGCCACCACGGAGCAG GCGGGTTCCTGATGCACCTGGCCAGCGAGTGCCCCCTGGCAGCCAATGGCTCCGTGCTCCGGTTCGACTTCGCCTTCATCTTCAACAAGAACCCGCTGGTGTGTTACAACGAGCCGGACCGGCTCTTCGAGGCCTGCGACATGGGCCTGCTCAGAGACATGGCCGTGGACATCGCCGCCGCCATGAACACGGACCCCGGCTTGCGCCAGCGCGTGGCAGGGGGGCGCCAGGcctgccagagccagagccagcaccTCTGGAGCCGCACGGGGCAAaggagga cgccccctagtgtccGCATTGTCTCCACGGCCCTGTCGAACCCCGCGGGATCCGTGCGCCTCACCTGCCACGTCTGGGGCTTCTACCCGGCGGAGGTGGGGGTCACCTGGCTGCGGAACGGGAGCCCCGTGGAGCCCAGCGAGGACGGCCTGAGCCCGGCGCTGGCCAACGGCGACTGGACCTACCAGACCCACGTCAGCCTGCTCACCACCCCCAAGCCCGGGGACACCTACACCTGCCACGTGCAGCACGTCAGCCTGGCAGAGCCCCACCAGGAGGAGTGGG GGCCCGGCCTGTCCCCGGGGCTGACGGTGAAGGTCAGCGTGGCTGTCGTGGTGCTGATCCTCGGCCTCATCTTCCTGGGCACCGGCCTGGTGTTCTGGTGGAGGGCGCCCGCCCCGG GTTATTCTCCCCTCGCAGGGCACAACTACGCTGGAG GCAGCACCTAA